A stretch of the Flavobacterium aquiphilum genome encodes the following:
- a CDS encoding MotA/TolQ/ExbB proton channel family protein encodes MFSFIQLQADTLANAASNVVVEKVATTNNEISVLGFILKGGFFLIPIAILLFYTFYLIIERYLYISKKAKVDPLLMRDVKDHLTSGNFELARSITERTNTASGNVIKEGITLIGRPIAEIESNMDRAADIEIAEMEQHLGQLGLIAGIAPTLGFIGTISGVIKIFYSISVTENISIGNISGGLYEKMISSGSGLIVGIIAYSAYHLLNGKIDNYALKVQKQILEFVNIIQKA; translated from the coding sequence ATGTTTAGTTTTATACAATTACAGGCTGATACCCTTGCCAATGCTGCATCCAATGTTGTTGTCGAGAAAGTGGCAACTACTAACAACGAAATCTCGGTTTTAGGATTTATTCTAAAAGGAGGATTTTTTTTAATACCCATTGCGATACTGTTATTTTACACTTTTTATCTGATTATAGAACGTTATTTGTATATCAGTAAAAAGGCAAAAGTAGATCCTCTTTTGATGCGTGATGTCAAAGACCACTTGACTTCAGGGAATTTCGAATTAGCTCGTTCCATTACCGAGAGAACCAATACCGCATCAGGAAATGTAATCAAAGAAGGAATCACATTGATTGGTCGTCCTATAGCTGAAATAGAGTCGAATATGGACCGCGCCGCCGATATCGAAATTGCCGAAATGGAACAGCATCTTGGACAATTGGGACTTATCGCAGGTATTGCGCCAACACTTGGATTCATCGGAACAATTTCCGGGGTAATCAAGATTTTCTACAGTATCTCTGTAACCGAAAATATCAGTATCGGAAATATTTCGGGAGGTTTGTATGAAAAAATGATTAGTAGTGGTTCAGGATTAATCGTGGGAATCATCGCTTACAGCGCTTATCACTTATTGAACGGAAAAATCGATAATTATGCCCTGAAAGTGCAAAAACAAATCTTGGAATTCGTAAATATTATTCAAAAAGCATAA
- a CDS encoding AsmA-like C-terminal region-containing protein gives MAATNYKSVFFKILKYSGGTFAVLLALMFITPLVFADKIREQVKKTANQNLNGELNYNEANVSFFSHFPSLTLSLTELSLNGSAPFQNEKFITADEVAFGINLSSLVFGKTIKIDQIFLSNSLINVKVNEKGEANYNVYIAKKEKAPKEEESDTGLKLEEIEVKNSKLVYDDQSAKFHVDAFGFNYLGNGDLSEAIFALHSKLKIEKLNVIYEKEPYLMNKKVDGELITKINTNSLSFVFEQNDLFINKLLVDFTGKFDFLKDGYNMDFKVKSDKSKLNDLFTAFPPKYITWLKDTELKGNVDLLLTLKGKYIASQNLGPDLNLDFKVKDGFVNYKKSAFPVSNLNVDISTKVPSLNPELLQLDARNVSLNIDKNFLKTKLRMSGLSAPDIDLVLNSNIDLEKLNQALGIPNVELKGMLVSDLKAKGKFDQKQRLFPNAGGTLNLKNGFVKTQYYPNPITDINIVSKVNNTKGTYDGISVVLEPAGFSFEGEPFWVKANLKNFDDLNYDIKAKGTLNISKIYKVFSQKGLDVDGFVKADLELKGTQSDAEKGNYAKLHNKGTLELRNINVATEYLPKSLLIKEGIFRFNQDKMSFNTFLASYGESDFKLNGYLQNVFNFVSSKNGVLRGSFTLNSKYINVDEFMSSTSTTPVATTPAPTVASESKSQPAVQETGVILVPSNLDLQFYATAHKINYQGLVLQDGKGAVKMKNGKIVMQNTGFNLIGCKVNMNAAYQGMTPKKAVFEYQIKAADFDINRAYKEVKMFREMASAAENAKGIVSLDYKIKGRLDQQMMPVYPSLIGGGTLSIKDVKVKGMKMFNAVSKTTDHQEIKNPELSKVDIKTTVKNNIITIERFKFKFAGFRPRIEGTSSLDGKLNIKMRLGLPPLGIFGIPLTVTGTTDKPKVKMGSKGQDIEETQDKEE, from the coding sequence ATGGCGGCGACCAATTATAAATCAGTTTTTTTTAAGATACTAAAATACTCCGGAGGTACGTTTGCGGTCTTGCTGGCGCTGATGTTTATCACGCCTTTGGTCTTTGCGGACAAAATACGGGAACAGGTTAAGAAAACGGCGAACCAAAACTTGAACGGGGAACTGAATTATAACGAGGCGAATGTTTCTTTTTTTAGCCATTTTCCATCGTTGACGCTTTCTTTGACCGAACTCAGCCTCAATGGTTCGGCTCCTTTCCAAAATGAAAAATTTATTACTGCCGATGAGGTTGCATTCGGGATTAATCTGAGCAGTCTTGTGTTTGGGAAAACGATCAAAATTGACCAAATTTTCCTGTCCAATTCGTTGATTAATGTAAAAGTAAATGAAAAAGGGGAGGCGAATTATAACGTGTATATTGCCAAGAAAGAAAAAGCCCCGAAAGAAGAGGAATCGGATACGGGATTGAAATTGGAGGAAATCGAAGTAAAGAACAGCAAACTTGTTTATGACGACCAATCGGCAAAATTTCACGTGGATGCTTTTGGTTTTAATTATTTAGGGAACGGAGATCTTAGTGAAGCCATATTTGCATTGCATTCTAAATTAAAAATCGAAAAGCTGAATGTGATTTATGAAAAAGAGCCTTACCTGATGAACAAAAAGGTGGACGGAGAATTAATTACCAAGATAAATACCAATTCGCTTTCTTTTGTTTTTGAGCAAAATGACCTTTTCATCAATAAACTTTTGGTGGATTTTACCGGAAAATTTGACTTCTTGAAAGATGGTTATAATATGGATTTCAAAGTGAAATCGGATAAAAGTAAGCTGAACGACCTTTTTACGGCTTTTCCGCCAAAATACATTACTTGGTTGAAAGATACCGAATTGAAAGGAAATGTAGATTTATTGTTGACGTTGAAAGGAAAATATATCGCTTCGCAAAATCTTGGTCCGGATTTAAATTTGGATTTTAAAGTCAAAGACGGATTTGTGAATTATAAAAAAAGTGCCTTTCCGGTTTCGAATCTGAATGTGGATATTTCGACCAAAGTCCCTTCGTTGAATCCGGAGCTTTTGCAGCTGGACGCTAGAAACGTTTCTTTGAATATTGATAAAAATTTCCTTAAAACGAAATTGAGAATGAGCGGTTTGTCTGCTCCGGACATTGATTTGGTTTTGAATTCCAATATTGATTTAGAGAAATTAAACCAAGCGCTCGGGATTCCGAATGTTGAACTAAAAGGAATGTTGGTGAGTGATTTGAAAGCTAAAGGGAAATTCGATCAAAAACAAAGGCTTTTCCCGAATGCAGGTGGCACGCTGAATTTAAAAAACGGTTTTGTAAAAACGCAATATTATCCAAATCCGATAACCGATATCAATATTGTGTCCAAAGTGAACAACACGAAAGGGACTTACGACGGCATTTCGGTAGTGTTGGAACCGGCCGGTTTCAGTTTTGAAGGTGAACCTTTCTGGGTAAAAGCCAATTTGAAAAATTTTGACGATTTGAATTATGATATTAAGGCCAAAGGGACTTTGAATATCAGTAAAATTTACAAGGTGTTTTCCCAAAAAGGATTGGATGTGGACGGTTTTGTTAAAGCCGATTTGGAACTGAAAGGAACCCAAAGTGATGCCGAAAAAGGAAATTATGCCAAGCTACACAACAAAGGAACTCTTGAACTTCGAAACATAAACGTGGCTACCGAATATTTGCCAAAATCATTGTTGATTAAAGAAGGGATTTTTAGATTCAATCAGGATAAGATGTCTTTCAACACGTTTTTGGCTTCCTATGGTGAGTCGGATTTTAAGTTGAACGGTTACTTGCAGAATGTGTTTAATTTTGTTTCGTCCAAAAATGGAGTTTTGAGAGGATCGTTTACGTTAAATTCAAAATACATTAACGTTGACGAGTTTATGTCAAGCACATCGACAACTCCTGTTGCTACGACTCCCGCGCCTACTGTTGCTTCAGAAAGCAAGTCACAGCCTGCAGTTCAGGAGACAGGGGTGATTTTGGTTCCGTCAAATTTGGATTTGCAGTTTTATGCCACGGCACACAAAATCAATTATCAGGGACTTGTTTTGCAGGATGGAAAAGGTGCCGTGAAAATGAAAAACGGTAAAATTGTGATGCAGAATACTGGTTTCAATTTAATTGGTTGTAAGGTGAATATGAATGCCGCTTACCAAGGGATGACTCCCAAAAAAGCGGTCTTTGAATACCAAATAAAAGCCGCTGATTTTGACATAAATCGAGCGTATAAAGAAGTGAAAATGTTCAGGGAAATGGCCAGTGCCGCCGAAAACGCCAAAGGAATTGTTTCGTTGGATTACAAAATAAAGGGAAGGCTCGACCAACAAATGATGCCTGTTTATCCTTCGTTAATCGGAGGAGGGACGCTTTCTATAAAAGATGTGAAAGTAAAGGGGATGAAGATGTTTAATGCAGTGAGTAAAACAACGGATCATCAGGAAATTAAAAACCCTGAATTATCAAAAGTGGATATCAAGACAACCGTAAAAAATAATATCATTACCATTGAACGCTTTAAGTTTAAGTTTGCCGGTTTCAGACCGAGAATCGAAGGAACTTCGAGCTTAGACGGTAAATTAAATATCAAAATGCGTTTGGGATTGCCACCGCTTGGAATTTTCGGGATTCCGTTGACGGTTACAGGGACAACCGACAAACCAAAAGTGAAAATGGGCAGTAAAGGTCAGGATATAGAGGAAACCCAAGATAAGGAGGAGTAA
- a CDS encoding anhydro-N-acetylmuramic acid kinase — protein MKKDYYNVIGVMSGTSLDGVDLAHIQFEIKNDKWTFEILECETISYSSNWVSILKTAVNYSENQLKELNENYTQLLASIIADFIKKHKLENLDAVCSHGHTILHQPQNGFTLQIGNLPEIAKLTQQKVICDFRVQDVQLGGQGAPLVPIGDRILFQEYDYCMNLGGFSNVSFEENNTRIAFDISAVNTVLNFYANQLGLDYDDKGQISSTGNCNIDLLNELNALDFYQKKHPKSLGFEFVKEVLLPMIESYPISIEDKLRTYTEHIAMQIALALPKKNGSMLTTGGGAYNTFLIERIQFHLPKMNIVIPSKKILEFKEALIFALLGVLKMRNEINALQSVTGAKYDHSSGVIYDA, from the coding sequence ATGAAAAAAGATTACTATAACGTTATCGGAGTGATGTCAGGAACTTCGCTAGATGGAGTCGATTTGGCTCATATCCAATTTGAAATAAAAAACGATAAATGGACATTCGAGATACTGGAATGCGAAACCATTTCTTACAGCTCTAATTGGGTTTCCATCTTAAAAACTGCGGTAAATTATTCAGAAAACCAACTTAAGGAATTAAACGAAAACTATACTCAATTATTGGCGTCCATCATCGCTGACTTTATAAAAAAACACAAACTTGAAAATTTGGATGCCGTTTGTTCGCATGGCCACACCATTTTGCACCAACCCCAAAACGGTTTTACGCTTCAAATTGGAAATCTACCCGAAATAGCAAAACTCACTCAACAAAAAGTAATTTGCGATTTTAGAGTACAAGACGTTCAACTGGGAGGACAAGGAGCGCCATTGGTTCCCATCGGAGATCGAATTTTATTTCAGGAATACGACTACTGCATGAATCTTGGCGGTTTTTCGAATGTGTCTTTTGAAGAAAACAATACTAGAATCGCTTTTGATATTTCGGCCGTAAACACGGTTCTCAATTTTTACGCCAATCAATTAGGACTGGATTATGACGACAAAGGCCAAATTTCAAGCACAGGCAATTGCAACATTGATTTACTAAACGAACTGAATGCTTTAGATTTTTATCAAAAAAAGCATCCTAAATCATTAGGATTCGAATTTGTAAAAGAGGTTCTTCTTCCGATGATAGAAAGTTACCCAATATCGATTGAAGACAAATTACGCACTTATACCGAGCATATCGCCATGCAAATAGCATTGGCTTTGCCAAAGAAAAACGGAAGCATGCTAACTACTGGAGGCGGTGCCTACAACACCTTTTTGATCGAAAGGATCCAATTTCATTTACCCAAAATGAATATTGTCATTCCGTCTAAAAAAATTCTGGAATTCAAAGAAGCCTTAATTTTTGCTCTATTAGGCGTTTTAAAAATGCGCAATGAAATTAATGCGCTTCAGAGTGTGACGGGTGCAAAATACGACCACAGCTCAGGTGTAATTTATGATGCTTAA
- a CDS encoding bifunctional folylpolyglutamate synthase/dihydrofolate synthase, whose product MNYQETTNWMFNQLPMYQHQGASAYKKDLTNVILLAEHLDNPHKKIKCIHVAGTNGKGSTSHMLASVLQEAGYKTGLYTSPHLKDFRERIKINGEEISEEFVIEFVEKHKSFFEANDMSFFEMTVGLAFDYFANEKVDIAIIEVGLGGRLDATNIITPLVSVITNIGIDHVQFLGNTLESIATEKAGIIKPEIPVVIGEYTLETQPVFLAKAKENNSEIYFASDLISETQPSDLIGDYQEHNKKTVLQTFKILNEQSDFNVNNENIKSGLLHVVKNTGLLGRWQQLGSEPKIVCDTAHNKHGLEIVLKQIQKETFDKLHIVLGVVNDKELDDVLPLFPKNATYYFCKPNIPRGLDATLLQEKALQFSLNGNTYSSISEAYATAQNNSTKNDFIYVGGSTFVVAELPLNKEL is encoded by the coding sequence ATGAACTATCAGGAAACCACAAACTGGATGTTTAACCAACTTCCAATGTATCAACATCAAGGAGCTTCGGCTTATAAGAAAGACTTGACTAATGTTATTTTGCTTGCGGAACACCTTGATAATCCTCATAAAAAAATAAAATGCATACACGTTGCCGGTACCAACGGAAAAGGTTCTACCTCACACATGCTGGCTTCTGTCCTTCAGGAAGCGGGATACAAAACTGGTTTATACACTTCTCCGCATTTGAAAGATTTTAGAGAACGTATCAAAATTAACGGTGAAGAAATCTCCGAAGAATTTGTTATTGAATTCGTCGAAAAGCATAAATCTTTTTTTGAAGCCAATGACATGAGTTTCTTTGAAATGACGGTTGGCTTGGCTTTTGATTATTTTGCCAATGAAAAAGTGGATATTGCCATTATCGAAGTGGGATTGGGCGGAAGACTCGATGCCACAAATATTATCACGCCGCTAGTTTCGGTAATCACGAACATCGGCATTGACCATGTTCAGTTTTTGGGCAACACATTAGAGTCTATCGCAACTGAAAAAGCTGGAATTATTAAGCCTGAGATACCTGTTGTCATTGGCGAATACACCCTGGAAACGCAGCCTGTATTTTTGGCGAAAGCCAAAGAAAACAATTCCGAAATCTACTTTGCTTCCGATTTAATTTCTGAAACCCAACCGTCTGATTTGATTGGCGATTATCAAGAACACAACAAAAAGACAGTTTTACAGACTTTTAAAATCCTAAACGAACAATCCGATTTTAACGTTAATAACGAAAACATAAAATCCGGATTACTTCATGTGGTTAAAAACACTGGACTGCTGGGAAGATGGCAGCAATTGGGTTCTGAACCAAAAATAGTTTGCGACACGGCACACAACAAACACGGACTTGAAATTGTTTTAAAACAAATCCAAAAGGAAACTTTTGACAAACTGCATATCGTACTGGGAGTTGTCAACGATAAAGAACTGGACGACGTTTTGCCTCTATTTCCAAAAAATGCAACTTATTACTTTTGCAAACCAAATATCCCAAGAGGTTTGGATGCCACTTTATTACAGGAAAAAGCATTGCAATTTTCATTAAATGGAAACACATATAGTTCCATTTCAGAAGCTTACGCTACAGCTCAGAATAATTCTACAAAAAATGATTTTATCTATGTGGGCGGAAGCACCTTTGTTGTGGCCGAATTGCCGTTAAATAAAGAGCTTTAA
- a CDS encoding Glu/Leu/Phe/Val dehydrogenase dimerization domain-containing protein, translated as MKDLLKKFENKAPEIIFNWKDSETEAEGWTVINSLRGGAAGGGTRMRKGLDMNEVLSLAKTMEVKFSVSGPAIGGAKSGINFDPNDPRKKGVLQRWYKAVSPLLKSYYGTGGDLNVDEIHEVIPMTEECGVWHPQEGVFNGHFKPTEADKINRIGQLRQGVIKVIENPRFSPDVTRKYTVADMITGYGVAEAVRHFYDIYGGSVKGKKAIVQGFGNVGSAAAFYLSEMGAKIVGIIDRDGGLINEEGFSFEEIKTLFLTKDGNKLVAKNMIPFEELDQKIWKVGAEIFTPCAASRLVTQNQIDSLIANGLEVISCGANVPFADKEIFFGPIMEAVDHKVSLIPDFISNCGMARVFAYFMEKKVQMTDEAIFNDTSQTIKNAIEKAHNLNNSKTNISATAFEIALKQLT; from the coding sequence ATGAAGGATTTATTAAAGAAATTTGAAAACAAAGCTCCTGAGATCATTTTCAACTGGAAAGATTCCGAAACCGAAGCCGAAGGCTGGACAGTGATTAATTCTCTTCGTGGCGGTGCCGCAGGAGGTGGAACCCGAATGAGAAAAGGGCTTGACATGAACGAAGTTTTGTCGTTGGCAAAAACGATGGAAGTGAAATTTTCTGTTTCTGGACCTGCCATTGGCGGTGCTAAATCTGGAATCAATTTTGACCCGAACGATCCGCGAAAAAAAGGCGTTTTGCAACGTTGGTACAAAGCCGTTTCTCCTTTATTGAAAAGCTATTACGGAACGGGTGGTGATTTAAACGTAGATGAAATCCACGAAGTAATCCCAATGACTGAAGAATGTGGTGTTTGGCATCCACAGGAAGGTGTTTTTAACGGACATTTCAAACCTACCGAAGCCGACAAAATCAACAGAATCGGACAATTGCGTCAAGGAGTAATTAAGGTTATCGAAAACCCAAGATTCTCACCGGACGTAACCCGAAAATATACCGTTGCCGATATGATTACCGGTTATGGTGTAGCCGAGGCTGTGCGTCATTTTTATGATATTTATGGTGGTTCTGTAAAAGGAAAGAAAGCCATTGTTCAGGGTTTTGGAAACGTAGGATCAGCAGCCGCTTTTTACCTTTCGGAAATGGGAGCCAAAATCGTTGGTATTATAGACCGGGACGGCGGATTAATCAACGAAGAAGGTTTTTCTTTTGAAGAAATAAAAACATTGTTCCTTACCAAAGACGGAAATAAACTGGTTGCCAAAAACATGATTCCTTTTGAAGAACTAGACCAAAAAATATGGAAAGTGGGTGCCGAAATATTTACCCCTTGTGCCGCATCAAGATTAGTTACGCAAAACCAAATCGACAGCCTAATTGCCAACGGACTGGAAGTAATTTCGTGTGGTGCCAACGTTCCTTTTGCCGATAAAGAAATTTTCTTTGGTCCGATTATGGAAGCCGTTGACCACAAAGTAAGCCTTATTCCTGACTTCATTTCGAATTGTGGAATGGCTCGAGTTTTTGCCTATTTTATGGAAAAGAAAGTTCAAATGACAGACGAAGCCATTTTCAACGACACTTCCCAAACCATCAAAAATGCCATTGAAAAAGCGCACAATTTGAACAACTCCAAAACAAACATTAGCGCTACGGCTTTTGAAATTGCCTTAAAGCAATTGACATAA
- a CDS encoding ExbD/TolR family protein yields the protein MSIKRKRRFHAEVATSSLSDIMFFLLLFFLIISTLANPNVIKMTLPKAKSHEKTNKQFISLSVTEDKKFYIDKQPVAFEELETVLMSKIDTQKDQTVVVRIPYNLQVQDLVDVLQIGVKNNLKFVIATSPK from the coding sequence ATGTCCATCAAAAGAAAAAGAAGATTTCATGCCGAAGTCGCCACTTCGTCCTTGAGTGACATCATGTTTTTTTTGTTGCTGTTTTTCCTGATTATCTCCACTTTGGCGAACCCAAACGTGATAAAAATGACACTGCCAAAGGCAAAATCCCATGAAAAAACCAACAAGCAATTCATCAGTTTATCGGTAACCGAGGATAAAAAATTCTACATAGACAAACAACCTGTTGCTTTCGAAGAACTTGAAACCGTTTTGATGTCCAAAATAGACACCCAAAAAGACCAGACAGTTGTTGTCCGAATTCCCTACAATCTTCAGGTTCAGGATTTGGTCGATGTATTGCAAATTGGAGTGAAGAACAACCTGAAATTTGTCATTGCTACAAGTCCGAAGTGA
- a CDS encoding chalcone isomerase family protein: MKKILLVIALGISALFTEANAQKQIVFEGVTLPRTINFENKTLQLNGAGSRSKMWMEVYIQALYLSQLSQNPKEIINDNQEMSIRIEITSALVSSGKLTRAIHAGFEKSAGADFNALKPKMELLKGFLADDIKRGDVFELSYNSKDSSVWVTKNGELKGKVPGFDFKKVFFGIWLGDNPVDEELKNSLLGI; encoded by the coding sequence ATGAAAAAAATACTATTAGTAATCGCACTAGGAATTTCGGCCTTATTCACTGAGGCAAATGCACAAAAACAAATTGTTTTTGAAGGCGTCACTCTCCCAAGAACAATAAATTTCGAAAACAAAACTCTTCAGCTTAACGGTGCAGGATCCAGATCCAAAATGTGGATGGAAGTTTATATCCAAGCTTTGTATCTAAGTCAATTGTCACAAAATCCAAAAGAAATCATTAACGACAATCAAGAAATGTCCATCCGAATTGAGATTACTTCCGCATTGGTTTCTTCAGGCAAATTAACCCGCGCCATTCATGCAGGGTTTGAAAAATCTGCTGGAGCTGATTTCAATGCTTTGAAACCTAAAATGGAATTGTTAAAAGGCTTCTTGGCCGACGACATTAAGAGAGGTGATGTTTTTGAATTAAGCTACAATTCTAAAGACAGTTCGGTTTGGGTTACAAAAAACGGTGAACTCAAAGGAAAAGTTCCCGGATTTGATTTCAAAAAAGTATTTTTCGGTATTTGGCTAGGCGACAATCCGGTCGATGAAGAATTAAAAAATAGCTTGTTAGGAATCTAA
- a CDS encoding energy transducer TonB has protein sequence MSSILSNDQKKSLVLSILLYASLLLLLFFLRFWPPYNAENNLALAGGGGGGVTINFGDSDLGSGKNTHSEVLNVQNQAKQVPAKSTPDEAILSQENTTEESVVIPQKEKPKKKEVVVKPEPKPEVVKPKVSNSTNAALASILKGSNKGGDGDDKTAGNKGKSNGSLTATGYYGTGGSGGGTGGGNGTGTGIGNGSGYGPGSGGGSGGSGYSLGNRKALSKPAPKYTCNESGKVVVEVTVDQNGKTISATPGVKGTTNTAGCLLDQARIAAMNTKWESDSNAPIKQVGRIIYNFSLN, from the coding sequence ATGAGTTCTATACTTTCCAACGATCAAAAGAAATCATTAGTCCTATCCATACTCCTTTACGCATCCTTATTGCTATTGTTATTTTTTTTACGCTTTTGGCCACCATATAATGCAGAAAACAATTTAGCACTTGCTGGCGGCGGCGGCGGCGGAGTTACCATAAATTTTGGCGACAGTGATTTAGGATCCGGAAAAAACACACATAGCGAAGTCTTGAATGTACAAAACCAAGCCAAACAAGTTCCCGCCAAAAGCACTCCCGACGAAGCCATTTTATCACAAGAAAATACCACTGAAGAAAGCGTCGTAATTCCGCAGAAAGAAAAACCTAAAAAAAAGGAAGTTGTCGTTAAACCCGAACCAAAACCCGAAGTGGTAAAACCAAAAGTATCCAACTCCACCAATGCTGCCTTGGCGAGTATTCTAAAAGGTTCCAACAAAGGTGGCGATGGCGACGACAAAACCGCGGGAAATAAAGGAAAATCCAACGGAAGCCTAACTGCAACCGGCTATTACGGCACAGGAGGTTCCGGAGGCGGAACAGGCGGTGGAAACGGTACGGGAACAGGAATTGGCAACGGTAGTGGTTACGGCCCCGGAAGCGGAGGCGGTTCGGGCGGTTCAGGCTATTCGCTCGGAAACCGAAAAGCACTTTCCAAACCCGCTCCAAAATACACCTGCAACGAATCCGGCAAAGTGGTCGTTGAAGTCACTGTGGACCAAAACGGAAAAACTATAAGTGCAACACCCGGAGTAAAAGGAACAACCAATACAGCAGGCTGTCTTTTAGACCAAGCCCGAATCGCGGCCATGAACACCAAATGGGAATCCGACAGCAATGCCCCGATAAAACAAGTTGGAAGAATTATTTACAACTTCAGTTTGAATTAA
- a CDS encoding glycosyltransferase: protein MNKTQTLLIIGFVWPEPNSSAAGGRMLQLIEQFQQQGFSITFASPAMDSDFMVDLASLNVEKKSIALNCSSFDLFVKELNPAVVLFDRFMIEEQFGWRVAENCPDALRILDTEDLHCLRSARQKAFKAHRNFTVTDTLQEEVAKREIASILRCDLSLIISEFEMELLKTTFKIDEKLLYYLPFLLEPISENTFEKLPTFEKRSDFVFIGNFLHEPNWNAVQYLKETIWPLLKKQLPEANLDVYGAYPSQKVLQLHKPKEGFNIKGRATDANEVVRNARIVLAPLRFGAGIKGKLIEAMQCGTPSITTSIGAESMQGNLPWNGSITDDANKFAEAAAQLYQDKKLWTTAQHNGIAIINQRYSKGLFENDFAQKVQFLLVNLPQHRLDNFFGTLLQHHTLSSTKYMSRWIEAKNSKKE, encoded by the coding sequence ATGAATAAAACTCAAACGCTATTAATCATAGGTTTCGTATGGCCTGAACCCAATTCATCGGCGGCAGGCGGCCGAATGTTGCAGTTGATTGAACAATTTCAACAGCAAGGCTTCAGTATAACATTTGCCAGCCCGGCTATGGACAGTGATTTTATGGTAGATTTGGCTTCACTGAATGTCGAAAAAAAATCGATTGCCTTAAATTGCTCCAGTTTTGACCTTTTTGTCAAAGAATTGAATCCTGCAGTGGTTTTATTCGACCGATTTATGATTGAAGAGCAATTCGGTTGGCGTGTAGCCGAAAATTGTCCCGATGCCCTTCGCATATTGGACACCGAAGATTTACACTGCCTGCGCTCCGCAAGACAAAAAGCATTCAAAGCGCATCGGAATTTCACAGTAACCGACACTTTACAGGAGGAAGTGGCAAAAAGAGAAATCGCCAGCATTTTAAGATGCGACTTATCTCTAATCATTTCCGAATTTGAGATGGAACTCCTAAAAACGACTTTCAAAATAGACGAAAAACTGTTGTATTATTTACCTTTTTTATTAGAACCTATTTCAGAAAACACTTTTGAAAAGCTTCCAACATTTGAGAAAAGGAGCGACTTTGTATTCATAGGCAACTTTCTCCACGAACCCAATTGGAATGCCGTTCAGTATCTAAAAGAAACCATTTGGCCTTTGCTGAAAAAGCAATTGCCCGAAGCCAATCTTGATGTTTACGGTGCGTATCCTTCACAAAAAGTACTGCAATTGCACAAACCGAAAGAAGGTTTTAATATCAAAGGCCGTGCAACCGATGCCAATGAGGTAGTCCGAAACGCGAGAATTGTTTTGGCTCCCCTACGTTTTGGCGCAGGCATCAAAGGAAAACTCATCGAGGCCATGCAATGCGGAACACCCAGCATCACAACCTCTATTGGCGCCGAATCCATGCAAGGAAATCTACCTTGGAACGGCTCCATAACTGATGACGCAAACAAATTTGCGGAAGCAGCTGCTCAATTGTACCAAGACAAAAAACTGTGGACAACTGCTCAACACAATGGAATCGCCATTATCAATCAACGCTATTCGAAGGGATTATTTGAAAATGATTTTGCTCAAAAAGTCCAGTTTTTGCTAGTCAATTTACCGCAACATCGTTTGGATAATTTCTTTGGAACTTTGCTACAACACCATACTTTAAGCAGCACAAAATACATGTCTCGTTGGATTGAAGCAAAAAACAGCAAAAAAGAGTAA
- a CDS encoding tRNA-(ms[2]io[6]A)-hydroxylase has translation MLGLKLATDPRWVNIVESNIEEILTDHAWCEQKAASNAISLIAYNSELEELVTELLVIAREELEHLQLVHNLIKSRGLTLGRERKDHYVNELYKFMKKDGSRKDALVDRLLFSAMIEARSCERFKVLSENIKDPELAKFYRDLMISEAGHYTTFLGFARKYVDNFDVDKRWKEWIEFETSIIVDYGKNETVHG, from the coding sequence ATGCTTGGATTGAAATTAGCTACCGACCCACGTTGGGTAAATATAGTGGAAAGCAATATCGAGGAAATATTGACCGATCATGCTTGGTGCGAACAGAAAGCGGCTTCCAATGCCATCAGTTTGATTGCGTACAATTCGGAGTTGGAGGAGCTGGTGACAGAATTGCTGGTTATTGCAAGAGAAGAATTGGAACACTTGCAATTGGTGCATAATTTAATAAAAAGTAGGGGGTTAACATTAGGGCGTGAGCGCAAAGACCATTATGTGAACGAGCTTTATAAATTCATGAAAAAAGACGGCAGCCGCAAAGATGCGTTGGTGGATCGTTTGCTGTTTTCGGCGATGATTGAGGCGAGGAGCTGTGAGCGTTTTAAAGTGTTGTCGGAGAATATAAAAGATCCTGAGTTGGCTAAATTTTATAGAGATTTGATGATTTCGGAAGCGGGACATTATACTACTTTCCTTGGTTTTGCCCGAAAATATGTGGACAATTTTGATGTTGACAAGCGCTGGAAGGAATGGATTGAGTTTGAAACCTCGATTATTGTGGATTATGGCAAAAACGAGACGGTACACGGATAA